A genome region from Bacteroidetes bacterium SB0662_bin_6 includes the following:
- a CDS encoding thiolase family protein produces MQDAFIVRGVRTAVGKADRGALRYVRPEHMGASVVREAVHRVEGLEANAVEDVLMGCAFPEGAQGQNVGRLIAQKAGLPDEVPGATVNRFCSSGLQTVAMASQAIRTGTADVVVAGGVESMSMVPMTGFFFQPDPVLSADDMDVYVSMGITAENVAERYGISREDQDRFALRSHERALAAIEAGRFADEILPVEVEETRYEEGAARTVRRMFDTDEGPRSDTSLEALGRLPAVFRLGGTVTAGNASQRSDGAAAVVLMSGDRVKQLGVTPEARLAGFAVAGVAPEIMGMGPVPAIRKVLAQTGLSLQDIGLVELNEAFAAQALAVIREAGLDEDIVNVNGGAIALGHPLGCTGAKLTTTLIREMARRKVRYGLCTMCVGGGMGAAGVIEYLGD; encoded by the coding sequence ATGCAGGATGCTTTCATCGTCCGCGGTGTACGTACTGCCGTCGGAAAGGCCGACCGGGGAGCGCTCCGGTATGTCCGCCCTGAACACATGGGCGCTTCGGTCGTACGCGAAGCCGTCCACCGCGTCGAAGGACTCGAAGCAAACGCCGTCGAGGATGTATTGATGGGATGCGCCTTTCCCGAGGGCGCGCAAGGCCAGAATGTCGGCCGCCTGATTGCACAGAAAGCGGGCTTGCCGGACGAAGTACCCGGCGCCACGGTGAATCGATTTTGCTCCTCCGGCCTCCAGACCGTCGCCATGGCGAGTCAGGCGATTCGTACGGGCACGGCGGATGTGGTCGTGGCGGGGGGCGTCGAGTCGATGAGTATGGTGCCGATGACCGGGTTCTTTTTTCAGCCCGATCCCGTATTGTCGGCCGATGATATGGATGTCTACGTTTCGATGGGCATTACGGCGGAGAATGTGGCCGAACGCTACGGCATTTCACGGGAAGATCAGGACCGGTTTGCGCTGCGTTCTCACGAACGGGCGCTGGCGGCCATTGAGGCAGGGCGTTTTGCGGACGAAATTCTTCCAGTGGAGGTAGAAGAGACGCGCTATGAAGAGGGAGCTGCCCGGACGGTCCGCCGGATGTTCGATACGGACGAGGGCCCGCGCTCCGATACCAGCCTCGAAGCTCTGGGGCGCTTGCCTGCGGTTTTTCGCCTCGGTGGCACAGTGACTGCGGGCAATGCGTCACAGCGTTCCGACGGGGCTGCCGCAGTGGTGCTTATGAGCGGGGATCGCGTGAAGCAACTGGGCGTGACGCCCGAGGCCCGGCTTGCAGGATTTGCGGTCGCCGGCGTAGCCCCTGAAATCATGGGCATGGGGCCCGTGCCTGCGATACGCAAAGTGCTTGCGCAAACGGGCCTGAGCCTTCAGGATATAGGCCTGGTGGAACTGAATGAAGCCTTTGCCGCGCAGGCGCTTGCAGTGATTCGCGAGGCCGGGCTCGACGAGGACATTGTCAATGTGAACGGCGGTGCGATTGCACTGGGCCATCCGTTGGGGTGTACGGGCGCCAAGTTGACGACTACGCTGATCCGCGAAATGGCGCGGCGCAAGGTGCGGTACGGCCTGTGCACGATGTGCGTAGGCGGGGGGATGGGCGCCGCCGGCGTGATCGAGTATCTCGGGGATTGA
- a CDS encoding long-chain fatty acid--CoA ligase, which produces MRDAVSELEKVYIAPPGSGTLTLGKTLPDLLYEASDRYVNRRALNQPEGDGWKSLSLDEFRRHSEEAALGLAALGLSHGDRLALYMESDVSFCVVDMGCLLAGVINVPLYLAHASEQIRYVLVHSEAKVVAVSSGKHLEEIRDALSACPAVSAVIVAEGDIPDGLSLPDGIEAYTLEAVRESGRRRLQENAEAIAGLRARVGPEDIATILYTSGTTGQPKGVVLTHENISANALTSFSGMPDYRTGEDGEQVISFLPLTHIFARALHYGFVYHGSPVYFTSQEFLMQHIAEVQPTIFATVPRVLEKVYAAVATRIAGMSGIQKAIASWALSTGERYNVLSKPGGIHALSLKVADRLLFSKWRKALGGRVNFLISGGAALGAKLTNLFAAANITVLEGYGLTETSPVISFNRKGRVQPGTVGEMIPGAEVTIAEDGEILTRGPYIMQGYYKNDALTSEVIDEEGWFHTGDIGEFGPEGYLRITDRKKSLFKLSTGKYVVPQPIENRLRAHPVVEEAMVLGSGYRYCTALVFPDMDKLGDYARSLGAGEGISGEELLALPGVQSHLRHLVEEANTGMDPWNRIKRFRIVSASLTTENNLLTPTLKVRRRQVEEAFAEDIREMYGDGDLPAAVVVVEKERQDHDD; this is translated from the coding sequence ATGCGAGACGCCGTATCGGAACTGGAAAAGGTATACATTGCGCCGCCGGGCAGCGGCACGCTTACCCTGGGGAAGACCTTGCCGGATCTGTTGTACGAAGCATCGGACCGGTACGTGAATCGCCGGGCGCTCAATCAGCCGGAGGGGGATGGCTGGAAGTCTCTTTCGCTGGACGAATTTCGGCGCCATTCCGAGGAAGCGGCGCTGGGTCTTGCTGCGCTGGGTTTGTCCCACGGGGATCGTCTTGCGCTCTATATGGAGAGCGACGTGTCGTTCTGTGTGGTGGACATGGGTTGCTTGCTTGCGGGCGTGATCAACGTGCCTCTGTACCTCGCGCATGCGTCCGAACAGATCCGGTATGTTCTGGTGCATTCGGAAGCGAAGGTGGTAGCCGTTTCGAGCGGAAAGCATCTGGAAGAAATCCGGGATGCGTTGTCTGCATGCCCCGCGGTTTCTGCGGTGATTGTAGCGGAAGGGGATATTCCTGACGGACTTTCTCTTCCGGATGGCATAGAAGCATACACGCTCGAAGCCGTGCGGGAATCCGGTCGTCGTCGGCTGCAAGAGAATGCAGAGGCCATTGCGGGGCTGCGCGCTCGGGTCGGACCGGAGGATATAGCCACCATTCTTTATACGAGCGGCACGACCGGGCAGCCGAAGGGCGTCGTGCTGACGCATGAAAATATCAGCGCCAACGCCCTCACATCCTTTTCGGGGATGCCGGATTACCGTACAGGCGAGGATGGCGAGCAGGTCATTTCGTTTTTACCGTTGACGCATATCTTCGCCAGAGCGCTTCATTACGGCTTTGTGTATCATGGCTCGCCGGTGTATTTCACCTCGCAGGAGTTCCTTATGCAGCACATCGCCGAAGTGCAGCCTACCATATTCGCCACGGTGCCCCGGGTTCTGGAGAAGGTGTATGCCGCGGTAGCGACTCGCATTGCCGGCATGAGCGGCATTCAAAAGGCCATTGCTTCCTGGGCGCTGTCTACAGGTGAACGCTATAACGTATTATCGAAGCCGGGCGGAATCCATGCGTTGTCCCTCAAGGTGGCGGACCGCCTCCTGTTCAGCAAATGGCGGAAGGCGTTGGGCGGACGCGTAAACTTTCTTATCTCGGGCGGCGCGGCGCTGGGCGCAAAGCTGACGAATCTGTTCGCTGCGGCGAACATTACGGTGCTGGAGGGATACGGTCTCACGGAAACCAGCCCGGTGATTTCCTTTAACCGGAAAGGGCGTGTCCAGCCCGGTACGGTGGGCGAAATGATTCCGGGAGCGGAAGTGACGATTGCGGAAGATGGAGAGATTCTGACGCGCGGTCCGTACATCATGCAGGGATACTACAAGAACGATGCCTTGACGAGCGAGGTGATCGACGAGGAAGGATGGTTTCATACAGGCGATATAGGAGAGTTTGGACCGGAGGGATACCTGCGGATTACGGACCGGAAGAAGTCTCTTTTCAAGCTCTCGACCGGGAAATATGTGGTTCCCCAACCTATAGAGAACCGGCTCCGGGCGCACCCGGTGGTTGAAGAGGCGATGGTTCTGGGCAGCGGATACCGGTATTGTACGGCGCTTGTTTTTCCTGACATGGACAAGCTGGGGGATTATGCTCGATCCCTCGGTGCAGGGGAAGGCATATCGGGGGAGGAGTTGCTCGCCCTGCCCGGCGTGCAATCGCATCTGCGTCATTTGGTTGAGGAGGCCAACACGGGCATGGATCCATGGAACCGCATAAAAAGATTTCGCATCGTGTCCGCTTCGCTGACGACGGAGAACAATCTCCTTACACCCACGCTGAAGGTGCGCCGCCGGCAGGTCGAAGAAGCATTTGCAGAAGATATCAGGGAGATGTACGGCGACGGGGATCTGCCCGCAGCCGTCGTAGTTGTGGAGAAAGAGAGACAGGACCACGATGACTGA
- the rpoC gene encoding DNA-directed RNA polymerase subunit beta': protein MPYGKTQQIRKHFSRITVSLSSPESVLERSHGEVLKPETINYRSFKPEKDGLFCEKIFGPVKDWECHCGKYKRIRYKGIVCDRCGVEVTQKKVRRERMGHITLSVPVVHIWYFKTLPNKIGHLIGLKSKDLEKIIYYENYVVIQPGSAAEHGVEENQLLNEDEYFNILYQIREDNNRLSDDDPNKFIARIGGEAVETILRRLDLSSLSQKLRTQIKTETSQARKADALKRLAVVEGFRDANTRLENRPEWMVMRVIPVIPPELRPLVPLEGGRFATSDLNDLYRRVIIRNNRLKRLIDIKAPEVILRNEKRMLQEAVDSLFDNSRKANAVRSDSNRALKSLSDMLKGKQGRFRQNLLGKRVDYSGRSVIVVGPELDIHQCGLPKEMAVELFKPFVIRKLIERGIVKTVKSAKKVVDRRTADVWDILEKVIEGRPVMLNRAPTLHRLGIQAFQPILIEGKAIRLHPLVCTAFNADFDGDQMAVHAPLSHDACLEAWVLMLSSHNILSPAHGGPVAVPTQDMVLGLYYLTKMRSDRKGDGMRFASVAEVRQAYDQEQLAMHARIHVRIAPGKVEETTVGRVLFNEVVPDEVGFINEVLTKRNLRPIIARVLKASGFEKAARFLDDIKQLGFEQATTAGLTFSLADIIVPDMKEKIISDAQSEVDRVRGNYEMGFMFESERYNQVIDIWTKTNNRVSETLFETLRNDKEGFNAIYMMADSGARGSKEQIRQLGGMRGLMAKPQKSLVGSVGEIIENPIISNFKEGLSVLEYFISTHGARKGLADTALKTADAGYLTRRLVDVAQDVTIIQEDCGTLRGIRISALKDNEEIVEPLADRIVGRVSMHDVRDPLSGELIIAANEMIDEPRARQISETSIEEVEIRSALTCESRRGVCALCYGRNLATGHLVETGEAVGVVAAQSIGEPGTQLTLRTFHIGGTASLISAESTLQTKFAGKAVYENLRTVTLDGGEGEKDVVLTRQGEVWIVDPKDAGRRLISYVIPYGAEMLVSDGEILEKGSVLASWDPYNSVILSEVAGTISFKDIVEGTTYREESDEQTGHKEKVITESRERLLTPALIVKRKDEADREYTLPVRARIQVDEGEKIQAGQVMVKIPRQSAKTGDITGGLPRVTELFEARMPVDPAVVSEIDGVVRFGGRRRGAQEIVVTSRDGSETRTYLVPLSRHMLVHEHDFVRAGGRLSDGQVSPQDILSIKGPRAVQEYLVNEIQEVYRMQGVTINDKHIEVIVRQMMQKVRVSDPGDTTLLEDDTVDRFAMEELNDRLYDRFVITDAGDSDLSVGDIVSRRQMREVNSALKRQDLKQAEAREAQPAVAQPILLGITQAALSTDSFVSAASFQETTKVLTNAAIKAQVDPLYGLKENVIVGHPIPAGTGQRRFRDVVVGSKTELAELQAALGGDGDGVPAAPGTPDEKAEEVEA from the coding sequence ATGCCCTACGGAAAGACGCAGCAGATCAGGAAGCATTTCAGCCGAATCACCGTAAGTCTGTCCAGCCCGGAAAGTGTGCTGGAGCGGTCTCATGGAGAAGTGCTCAAGCCCGAAACCATCAATTACCGGTCTTTCAAGCCGGAAAAGGACGGCCTTTTTTGTGAGAAAATATTCGGGCCCGTCAAGGACTGGGAGTGCCATTGCGGCAAGTACAAGCGCATCCGCTACAAGGGCATCGTCTGCGACCGCTGCGGCGTGGAAGTGACGCAGAAAAAAGTGCGCCGCGAGCGCATGGGGCATATTACGCTTAGTGTGCCCGTCGTGCATATCTGGTATTTCAAGACGCTGCCGAACAAGATCGGCCACCTCATTGGTCTGAAGTCGAAAGACCTTGAGAAAATCATCTATTATGAGAACTATGTCGTCATCCAGCCTGGAAGTGCGGCAGAGCATGGTGTCGAGGAAAACCAGCTCTTGAACGAGGACGAGTATTTCAACATTCTGTACCAGATACGGGAAGACAACAATCGGCTTTCCGACGACGACCCGAACAAATTCATCGCTCGAATCGGGGGCGAGGCCGTGGAGACGATCCTGCGGCGCCTGGATCTGTCGTCTCTGTCGCAAAAACTTCGTACCCAGATCAAGACGGAGACAAGTCAGGCACGCAAGGCCGATGCCCTGAAGCGCCTTGCAGTCGTCGAAGGGTTTCGTGACGCTAACACGCGGCTCGAAAACCGGCCTGAGTGGATGGTCATGCGGGTTATTCCGGTTATTCCGCCGGAACTGCGTCCCCTGGTTCCGCTCGAGGGCGGACGGTTTGCCACTTCCGATCTGAACGATCTGTACCGCCGTGTTATCATCCGCAATAACCGCCTGAAACGACTCATCGACATCAAGGCCCCTGAAGTCATTCTGCGCAACGAGAAGCGCATGCTGCAGGAAGCGGTCGATTCGTTGTTTGACAACAGCCGGAAGGCCAACGCCGTCCGCAGTGATTCGAACCGGGCCCTGAAGTCGCTTAGCGATATGCTCAAGGGTAAGCAGGGGCGGTTCCGGCAGAACCTGCTCGGCAAGCGCGTGGATTATTCGGGCAGGTCGGTTATCGTCGTGGGTCCCGAGCTCGATATACACCAGTGCGGCTTGCCGAAAGAGATGGCGGTCGAACTGTTTAAACCTTTCGTCATTCGCAAGCTCATTGAGCGGGGTATCGTCAAGACGGTCAAGAGTGCGAAAAAAGTGGTGGACCGGCGCACCGCGGACGTCTGGGATATTCTCGAGAAGGTGATCGAAGGGCGTCCTGTGATGCTGAACCGGGCTCCGACGTTGCACCGCCTGGGCATACAGGCATTCCAGCCGATTCTCATCGAGGGCAAAGCCATCCGGTTGCATCCGCTGGTATGTACGGCCTTCAATGCCGATTTCGATGGGGATCAGATGGCGGTGCATGCCCCGCTCAGCCATGACGCCTGCCTGGAGGCCTGGGTGCTCATGCTCTCGAGCCACAACATTCTCAGTCCCGCCCACGGCGGTCCGGTGGCCGTGCCCACGCAGGACATGGTTCTTGGTTTGTATTACCTCACGAAAATGAGGTCGGACCGGAAAGGAGACGGCATGCGATTCGCGAGCGTTGCGGAAGTGCGGCAGGCGTATGACCAGGAGCAGCTTGCTATGCATGCCCGTATCCATGTGCGCATAGCACCTGGAAAGGTGGAGGAGACGACGGTGGGCCGGGTTCTTTTCAATGAGGTGGTTCCCGACGAAGTCGGTTTTATCAACGAAGTGCTTACGAAGCGCAACCTGCGCCCGATTATCGCACGCGTGCTCAAGGCCAGCGGGTTCGAAAAGGCTGCCCGTTTCCTTGATGACATCAAACAGTTGGGCTTTGAGCAGGCTACCACCGCAGGGCTCACATTCTCGCTGGCCGATATCATCGTGCCGGACATGAAGGAGAAGATCATCTCGGACGCGCAGTCAGAGGTGGATCGTGTGCGCGGCAATTACGAAATGGGCTTCATGTTCGAGAGCGAGCGCTACAATCAGGTGATCGACATCTGGACGAAGACCAACAATCGGGTTTCCGAAACGCTTTTTGAAACCCTTCGGAATGACAAGGAAGGGTTCAACGCCATTTATATGATGGCGGACTCGGGCGCGCGGGGTTCCAAGGAGCAGATTCGCCAGCTTGGAGGCATGCGCGGCCTCATGGCCAAGCCGCAGAAGAGCCTTGTGGGTTCGGTAGGGGAAATTATCGAGAACCCGATCATTTCCAACTTCAAGGAAGGGCTTTCCGTCCTCGAATACTTTATTTCGACGCACGGCGCCCGCAAAGGGCTTGCCGATACCGCGCTGAAAACGGCTGACGCCGGGTACCTGACCCGTCGTCTGGTAGATGTCGCCCAGGATGTGACCATCATTCAGGAGGATTGCGGCACGCTGCGCGGAATCCGGATATCCGCCCTGAAGGATAATGAGGAAATCGTCGAGCCGCTGGCAGATCGTATCGTGGGGCGCGTCTCCATGCACGATGTTCGGGATCCGCTTTCCGGTGAACTCATCATTGCCGCCAATGAGATGATCGATGAGCCGCGGGCCCGGCAGATTTCCGAAACGTCGATCGAGGAGGTTGAAATACGCTCGGCCCTGACATGCGAGTCGCGCCGCGGCGTGTGCGCCTTGTGCTACGGGCGAAATCTCGCCACGGGACACCTTGTGGAAACGGGCGAAGCGGTCGGCGTGGTTGCCGCGCAGTCCATTGGAGAGCCGGGTACGCAGCTTACGCTCCGGACTTTTCATATCGGAGGTACGGCAAGCCTCATCTCTGCGGAAAGCACGCTCCAGACGAAATTCGCCGGTAAGGCGGTGTACGAAAATCTACGGACTGTTACGCTTGACGGCGGCGAAGGGGAGAAAGATGTGGTGCTCACCCGCCAGGGAGAGGTATGGATCGTTGATCCCAAGGATGCAGGCCGGCGCCTGATTTCGTATGTGATCCCGTACGGGGCCGAGATGCTGGTTTCTGACGGAGAGATCCTCGAGAAGGGAAGTGTGCTGGCCAGTTGGGACCCCTACAACAGTGTGATTCTCTCGGAAGTCGCCGGCACGATATCCTTCAAGGATATTGTGGAAGGCACCACATATCGGGAAGAATCGGATGAGCAGACCGGCCACAAGGAAAAAGTCATTACCGAGAGTCGCGAGCGCTTGCTGACCCCGGCCCTCATTGTCAAGAGGAAGGACGAGGCGGACCGCGAATATACGCTCCCCGTACGGGCGCGCATTCAGGTGGATGAGGGAGAGAAGATCCAGGCCGGGCAGGTCATGGTGAAGATTCCGCGTCAGTCTGCCAAGACGGGCGATATCACGGGGGGTCTTCCCCGCGTGACCGAGTTGTTCGAGGCCAGGATGCCGGTCGATCCGGCGGTTGTTTCCGAGATCGACGGCGTGGTTCGTTTTGGGGGGCGCCGGCGCGGCGCACAGGAAATCGTTGTGACTTCCCGCGACGGTTCGGAAACCCGGACATACCTTGTGCCGCTTTCGAGGCATATGCTTGTGCACGAGCATGATTTCGTGCGTGCGGGAGGACGGCTTTCGGACGGGCAGGTATCCCCGCAGGATATTCTGTCCATCAAGGGGCCGCGCGCGGTGCAGGAGTATCTCGTGAACGAGATACAGGAAGTATACCGGATGCAGGGCGTAACCATCAACGACAAGCATATCGAAGTGATTGTGCGCCAGATGATGCAGAAGGTGCGTGTGTCGGATCCGGGCGATACGACATTGCTGGAAGACGACACGGTGGACCGGTTCGCCATGGAGGAACTCAATGACCGTCTCTACGACCGGTTTGTGATCACCGATGCGGGCGATTCCGACCTGTCGGTCGGGGATATCGTAAGCCGGAGGCAAATGAGAGAAGTGAATTCGGCTCTGAAGCGCCAGGATCTCAAGCAGGCGGAGGCCCGCGAAGCGCAACCGGCTGTGGCGCAGCCGATTCTTCTTGGCATCACGCAGGCTGCACTCTCGACCGATTCGTTCGTGTCGGCAGCCTCATTCCAGGAGACCACCAAGGTGCTCACCAACGCGGCTATCAAGGCCCAGGTGGATCCGCTTTACGGACTCAAGGAGAATGTGATCGTGGGGCATCCGATCCCGGCAGGAACCGGCCAGCGCCGTTTCCGGGATGTGGTCGTCGGTTCGAAGACCGAACTTGCCGAGTTGCAGGCGGCGCTGGGCGGCGATGGAGACGGGGTTCCGGCAGCGCCCGGTACGCCGGACGAAAAGGCGGAGGAGGTGGAGGCATAG
- a CDS encoding 3-hydroxyacyl-CoA dehydrogenase/enoyl-CoA hydratase family protein produces the protein MHAHSTAAGDRASGAFAPPHAHVPFRKAAVLGAGTMGAQIAAHLANAGLHVFLFDVPAGEGKNRNAIVERGLKTAAHLKPAPFFDEAAVRRVEPGNFEDHLDRLSGVEWVIEAVVEQLDAKRALFEQVESIIRPGTIVSTNTSGLSVEQIAAGRGEAFRRAFLGTHFFNPPRYLRLLELIPSSDTDPEILARIAHFGRIHLGKSIVVAKDTPYFIGNRIGVYGMMQAVRAFTEQGYTIEEIDTLTGSLVGRPRSATFRTADVVGLDVLWAVARNLHEAVADDESRAAFSPPELLGRLVQAGRLGQKTRAGFYRKEDGEIKSVDPETLEYSSAKPILLPGLKKIRKLRTAGDRLRALYEAKGRAGAFVRGTTLDLLAYAARRIPEISDRPADVDRAVRWGFGWELGPFEIWDVIGVERVLNDLSDAGLEAPAWVNDAVRAGGFYRDDAGARTVYVPASEEYAPDPVPEDYVGLASIRSEAGRTLWESSDAGLLDVGDGVALLEFRSKANTLGKGVMEAVVHAIEHVEADRSLKGLVIGNEGRNFSVGANLMELAGAVKLRAMKVVDRHIKAFQETIQQVRYARKPVVVAAHGRVLGGGCELLMGCPNQVASAECYAGLVELGVGLIPAGTGTMRLAAEASRRAANDHPSEIQAWIRQFFETVAMSRVSSGAVEARQLGFLAPHARIVMHDDRRLHVAREEVLRLSAAGYRPPVPQRIRVLGRPGGAALEVMVRQFVEGRFISEYDAFLAGRLAFVMTGGELSAPQEVDEEYLIDLERSVFLELIRDKRSQARIVHMLKTKKPLRN, from the coding sequence ATGCACGCACATTCAACGGCAGCCGGTGACCGTGCTTCGGGCGCATTCGCTCCACCTCATGCCCATGTTCCGTTTCGCAAGGCCGCTGTACTGGGCGCCGGGACCATGGGCGCACAGATTGCAGCGCACCTCGCCAATGCAGGCCTGCATGTGTTTCTGTTCGATGTGCCGGCCGGGGAAGGGAAAAACCGGAATGCCATCGTCGAGCGGGGGCTGAAAACAGCCGCCCACCTCAAACCGGCCCCGTTTTTTGATGAGGCGGCGGTGCGTCGTGTCGAGCCCGGCAATTTCGAGGACCACCTTGACCGGCTGTCCGGCGTGGAATGGGTGATCGAGGCAGTCGTGGAGCAACTGGATGCCAAACGCGCCCTGTTTGAGCAGGTCGAGTCGATCATCCGGCCCGGCACCATCGTGTCCACCAATACGAGCGGGCTTTCCGTAGAGCAGATCGCAGCCGGACGCGGCGAGGCATTCCGGCGCGCTTTCCTCGGCACGCACTTTTTCAATCCCCCTCGCTATTTGCGGCTGCTGGAACTGATCCCTTCTTCGGATACGGATCCGGAGATTCTTGCCCGCATTGCCCATTTTGGCCGGATTCATCTTGGAAAGAGCATCGTCGTAGCAAAGGACACGCCCTACTTCATCGGGAATCGCATCGGGGTGTACGGCATGATGCAGGCGGTCCGGGCTTTTACGGAGCAGGGCTACACGATCGAAGAGATCGACACCCTGACCGGGTCGCTGGTGGGACGTCCCCGGTCCGCCACGTTCCGTACCGCAGATGTGGTGGGGCTGGATGTGCTTTGGGCTGTGGCCCGCAATCTGCACGAGGCCGTGGCGGATGACGAAAGCCGCGCCGCGTTCAGTCCCCCGGAATTGCTGGGCCGGCTTGTGCAGGCCGGACGGCTTGGGCAGAAGACCCGTGCGGGATTTTACAGGAAAGAGGATGGCGAAATAAAGTCCGTGGATCCGGAAACCCTGGAGTATTCTTCCGCCAAGCCCATCCTCCTGCCCGGCCTGAAGAAAATACGCAAGCTGCGCACCGCAGGCGACCGGCTACGGGCGCTGTACGAGGCTAAGGGACGCGCCGGAGCCTTCGTTCGCGGCACGACACTGGATTTATTGGCGTATGCCGCCCGGAGAATTCCTGAAATTTCGGATCGGCCTGCCGATGTGGACCGCGCCGTACGCTGGGGATTCGGCTGGGAACTGGGTCCGTTTGAAATCTGGGACGTGATTGGCGTGGAGCGGGTCCTGAATGATTTGAGCGATGCCGGACTGGAGGCGCCTGCCTGGGTGAACGATGCCGTGCGGGCCGGCGGGTTTTACCGGGACGACGCGGGAGCGCGTACGGTCTATGTGCCGGCAAGCGAGGAATATGCGCCCGATCCTGTTCCGGAAGATTATGTGGGGCTTGCTTCGATCCGGTCGGAGGCAGGGCGTACGCTGTGGGAATCGAGCGACGCCGGGCTGCTCGATGTCGGGGACGGCGTCGCGTTGCTGGAGTTTCGCTCGAAGGCGAACACGCTGGGGAAAGGCGTGATGGAAGCCGTCGTGCATGCGATCGAACACGTCGAAGCGGATCGCTCGCTCAAGGGGCTTGTGATAGGCAACGAGGGGCGCAATTTTTCGGTGGGTGCGAATCTTATGGAATTGGCGGGCGCCGTGAAACTGAGGGCCATGAAAGTGGTAGATCGGCACATCAAGGCATTTCAGGAAACGATCCAGCAAGTGCGCTATGCCCGCAAGCCGGTGGTCGTTGCGGCCCACGGGCGCGTGCTGGGCGGCGGGTGCGAATTGCTTATGGGTTGTCCGAATCAGGTGGCGTCGGCGGAGTGCTATGCCGGTCTGGTGGAACTGGGCGTCGGCCTGATCCCTGCGGGGACGGGCACGATGCGTCTGGCGGCAGAGGCGTCCCGGCGTGCGGCGAACGACCATCCTTCCGAGATTCAGGCCTGGATCCGGCAATTTTTCGAGACGGTGGCGATGTCCCGCGTCTCGTCGGGTGCTGTGGAAGCCCGGCAACTGGGCTTTCTCGCGCCGCATGCCCGCATCGTCATGCACGACGATCGGCGGCTCCATGTAGCCAGAGAAGAGGTACTGCGCCTTTCCGCCGCAGGGTATCGTCCTCCTGTCCCGCAACGCATCCGGGTGCTTGGGCGGCCCGGAGGCGCTGCGCTGGAGGTCATGGTGCGGCAATTCGTCGAAGGCCGGTTCATATCCGAGTACGACGCCTTTCTTGCGGGACGTCTTGCCTTCGTGATGACCGGAGGCGAGTTGAGCGCTCCTCAGGAAGTGGACGAGGAATACCTGATCGATCTCGAACGCAGTGTGTTTCTCGAACTGATCCGTGACAAGAGATCGCAGGCCCGCATTGTACACATGTTGAAGACGAAAAAGCCGTTGAGGAATTAA